The genomic DNA CTCCATCTCCCGCACAGCCCTGCGTTTCCGTCAGGGGCATCTTCCCGGCACCCTATCTACGCTCGGATGCGGAGATGCGACCCCCTGAGTCTAGCGGCGTCATGGGTAGGGGGATATTGTCGTACATCTTCTCGTCCCTTGACGGGCTTCTTGGTGTCCGTGCGAGCCAAGCTAAGTAGCTGAAAATAGGCGCCCCCTGGTGTGTCGTGGATGGGTTGCGTTTTTGGCGATTTGACCCTATTTGTTTCGGAGATTCAGCCCTATTCAGAGCAGTAGTTCCTCCGTGAGGGGCGTTCTCCCCTCCGGCCCTCGGCAGTCCCACCGCAATGGAGTGCACTGATGCTTCGCCGCGAGAATGAACCCATTGCACTTCCCCCCGAGAAGCTCCCAATCGCCCAGCGCATCCTCCGGCAGCTTGAGCTGGCGACCGATGGCCAGGGCACTAAGCGCCAGGCGCCCCTTCTCGTCCTGCCGAACGGCGACCAAGTGGAGTTGCCGGAAGAGGCGGCCGCGCTGCTGCGAGACCTTTTCGCGGCCCTTGTTGACGGCGAGGCCGTCAGCGTCGTGCCTCTACACCGAGAACTCAGCACACAGGAGGCGGCCGACCTCCTCAACATCTCGCGCCAGGGCCTCGTCAACCTGCTTGAGGCTGGGAAGCTGCCTTTCTACAAGCCCCACAAGCATCGGCGCATTCGAGCCGCGGACCTGCTGCGCTATAAGCAGCGGAGAGATGAAGAGCGTGCAGAGGCGCTGCGCGAACTCACTCAGCTCAGCGAAGAGGCCGGTGACTACTTCGGCGAGCCCTGAAAACAGTGCCCTGGTAACGCTGGCAACGAGGAGGGGGTGAGGCGTGTTCCCAGCCATCTTTAGCGTATTCCTCGACGCCAACGTCCTCTTCCCGATGGCTGTCAGGGACACGCTCTTGAGGGCTGCTGAAGCAGGCCTCGTCCAGCCCTATTGGAGCGCCCGGGTTCTTGAGGAGATGCGGCGTAACCTTGTGACGCAGGGCCGGTGCTCGGAGCAGAAGGCAGAGAAGCTGGTCGCCATCATCAATCGTGTGTTTCCGGACTCGACCGTCATTGGCTACGAGCACTTGGAGCCCGCGATGAAGAACGACCCGGGCGACCGACACGTGGTAGCGGCCGCTCTCATGGCCCATGCACAGGTCATCGTCACCAACAACTTGAAGCACTTCCGCAAGGAGGACCTGCCGCCTTCCATGAAGGCCCAATCCGCAGACGATTTCTTGCAGCACCTCTTCGATCTTTCGCCACGCAAGATGCTGGAAGTACTCCGCAAGCAGGCTGCCGACAAGCAGAAGCCGCGGTGCACGCTTGAGGAACTGCTCGACGGTCTGGCCAGGTCGGTGCCCGGCTTCGTCAAGGATGTTCGCGATTACCTTGCCCTGCGCGATGCGGAGCCCAGCGGCAGCGCCTGAAGCCTCTGGCCTGTAACAGCTCGTTGACTCCACCCTTGGGCACGGAGTTCGAAGAGCTCGAGGGCGCCAGATTCCGGTCTGGCGCCCTTGCTGTTGTCCTCCGAAGACTACTGGCGCGTGAGCTTGATGGCGGTGCGCTCCACGTTGCACTCGGAGCTGAGGCTGGTCGACTCGAAGTAGCCGGTGAGCGTCTCGCCGGAGACCTCCCCGTCGATCTTGAGGATCGTCGTGGAGCTGGCGGAGCCGGAAGCGGACGAGATGAAGCTGAGGCTCGAGTTGTTGACGAACGTGCCACTCAGGGTCCCGTTGTTGAAACAGGCCGGCTTGTTGGTGCTGAGGGTCCCGGAGAGGTAGAGCGTCCCGGCCGACTCGGTGGTCTGCGTCACCTCCGCGGTGATCGCCCATCCGGAGAGGTCGCCCTTCCACGTGCCAGAGACGCCATCACCGCCGCATCCACAGAGGGCGAGAGCAAGACCAAGACAAAGAGACCAGTTCTTCATGGGGATTCATCTCCAGGAAAGGGGGTGGTGCACCTGTGAGCCGCGACGTCCAGCCCTTGGAGTTCCGTCCAGGTGTCCAGGGGGACATACACGAATGGTTTTGGGGTGTCCCAGGTTCCGCTCGCTCACCCTCTCGACTCGCGCGGCCGAGGCGCATAGAAGACGCCCCTTCGCCGAGGACCCGGAATTCCTGGGAGGACCTTCATGAGCCAGGACAGACCCATCGAGACGGGTGGACCCACCGACGACCCAGTCCCCTCCGAGACGTCCGTCCTCCCGCCGGATGCTTCCGGCATCGGGGATGCGCCCACGCTGCCCTCCTCGTCGCTCCTAAAGAAGGCTCCCCTGGGGTCGTTGCTGCCCGTGGTGGACCCCGCGCACTACGCCCTCGAGGGGGAACTCGCGCACGGTGGCATCGGCCGCATCCTCCGCGCCCGGGACTTGCGGCTCGGCCGGTCCGTGGCCCTCAAGCAGATGCTCTCGCCCTCCCCGGAGGCCGAGTTCCGCTTCGTGACCGAGGCGTTCGTCACCGCGCGGCTCCAGCACCCCGCCATCGTTCCGGTGCACGAGGTGGGTCGCTGGCCGGATGGCGAGCTCTTCTATGCGATGAAGCTCGTCTCCGGACGCTCGCTGGCGGACGTCCTCGCCGAGTGCGAGACGCTGAAGGCGCGGCTGGCCCTGTTGCCCCACGTGTTGGCGGTGGCCGAGGCCATGGCCTACGCCCACTCCGAGCGCATCATCCACCGCGACCTCAAGCCGGCCAACATCCTGGTGGGAGGGTTTGGCGAGACGGTGGTCATCGACTGGGGGCTGGCCAAGGATCTCTCGCTCCTGGAGAGTGAGGAGTCCCTGGACTCCCTCGTCCCCGAGAGCTCCTCCTCGGACGGAGGCCTGACCCGGGTCGGCACGGTGATGGGGACTCCCGCGTACATGCCGCCGGAGCAGGCCGCGGGCCAGTCCGTGGACGAGCGCGCCGATGTCTACTCGCTGGGAGCCATCCTCTATCACCTGCTCGCGGGCTCCCGCCCTTATGAGGGGCACACCTCGGCGCAGGTGTTGGCGCGAGTCATGGACGGCCCTCCATTGCCGCTCGCGCACCTCCAGGACGGCATCCCGAGGGACTTGCTGGCCATCGTGACCAAGGCGATGGCGCGCCGTCCCGCCGATCGCTACGCCACCGCGCGCGAGATGGCGGAGGACCTGCGGCGCTTCCAGACGGGGCAGATCGTCGGAGCGTATGAGTATTCGCGGATGGAGCTGCTGCGCCGTTTCCTGCGGCGCAACCGGGGCGCGGTGGTGGTCACGACGGTGGCCCTGCTGCTGTTCGCCGCCCTGGGCGCGGAGAGCTTCCGCCAGGTCGTGTCCGAGCGGGATGCCGCCCACATGGCCCAGCGGCGGGCGCGGGCCCTGACCGATGAGCTCCTGCTGACGCAGGCGCGGGACTCCGTGGAGCAGGGACCCAACGAAGCCCTCGATTCGTTGCGCAAGCTCTCGCCCGGCTTCGCGCAGTGGTCGGCCGCGCGGACGATCGCGGCGGATGCCCAGGCCCATGGTTTCGCCACCGTGATGCGGGGTCACACCCAGCCCATCAACGACATCGCCTTCACGGCCGATGGCGGGTTCCTCGTCTCCGCCAGCGACGATCGCACGCTGCGGGTCTGGGACCTTGGGCCGGGCGGGAAGCCCCTGCTCCTGCGCGCCCACGGAGACGAGGTGTGGCGCATCCAGATGCTCCCGGAGGGGCAGGGGTTCATCTCCAGCGACAAGGATGGTGTCCTGCGCCAGTGGAGCCCCGTCCGGGGCGAGGACGAGGTGAAGGACACGCTCTTCGCGACCTTGCCGGGACCCGTGTCGGCGA from Melittangium boletus DSM 14713 includes the following:
- a CDS encoding helix-turn-helix domain-containing protein — its product is MLRRENEPIALPPEKLPIAQRILRQLELATDGQGTKRQAPLLVLPNGDQVELPEEAAALLRDLFAALVDGEAVSVVPLHRELSTQEAADLLNISRQGLVNLLEAGKLPFYKPHKHRRIRAADLLRYKQRRDEERAEALRELTQLSEEAGDYFGEP
- a CDS encoding PIN domain-containing protein translates to MFPAIFSVFLDANVLFPMAVRDTLLRAAEAGLVQPYWSARVLEEMRRNLVTQGRCSEQKAEKLVAIINRVFPDSTVIGYEHLEPAMKNDPGDRHVVAAALMAHAQVIVTNNLKHFRKEDLPPSMKAQSADDFLQHLFDLSPRKMLEVLRKQAADKQKPRCTLEELLDGLARSVPGFVKDVRDYLALRDAEPSGSA